A genomic stretch from Ovis canadensis isolate MfBH-ARS-UI-01 breed Bighorn chromosome 5, ARS-UI_OviCan_v2, whole genome shotgun sequence includes:
- the LOC138441583 gene encoding olfactory receptor 2W3-like encodes MDVTNESAQGNFILLGFSDRPHLERILFVVILIAYLLTLVGNTTIILVSRLDPHLHTPMYFLTHLSFLDLSFTTSSIPQLLYNLNGYDKTISYTGCAIQLFLFLGLGGVECLLLAVMAYDRFVAVCKPLHYMVIMNPQLCLGLVSLAWGCGVANSLIMSPMTLWLPRCGYQKVDHFLCEMPALIQMACVNTAAVEGIAFILAIGIVLSPLVFILISYGYIVRAVLSIQSSSGRHKAYNTCGSHLTVVSLFYGNIIYMYMQPGASSSKDQRKFLTLFYNIVTPLLNPLIYTLRNKEVKGALRRLTFVNFSLRKKL; translated from the coding sequence ATGGATGTAACCAATGAAAGTGCCCAGGGAAATTTCATCCTTTTGGGATTTTCTGATCGGCCCCATCTGGAGAGAATCCTCTTTGTGGTTATCTTGATCGCATATCTCCTGACCCTTGTGGGCAACACCACCATCATCCTGGTGTCTCGGCTGGATCCTCACCTCCACACTCCCATGTACTTCCTCACCCATCTCTCCTTCCTGGACCTTAGTTTCACCACCAGCTCCATCCCTCAGCTTCTGTATAACCTAAATGGATATGACAAGACTATCAGCTACACAGGCTGTGCCATCCAGCTCTTCCTATTCCTGGGTCTGGGTGGTGTGGAATGTCTACTCCTGGCAGTCATGGCATATGACCGGTTTGTTGCAGTTTGCAAGCCTCTGCACTACATGGTGATCATGAATCCACAGTTATGCTTGGGTTTAGTGTCCCTTGCTTGGGGCTGTGGGGTGGCCAACTCTTTGATCATGTCTCCAATGACCCTGTGGTTACCCCGCTGTGGGTACCAGAAGGTAGACCACTTCCTGTGTGAGATGCCTGCCCTAATTCAGATGGCCTGTGTCAATACAGCTGCCGTTGAAGGCATTGCCTTTATTCTTGCAATAGGTATTGTGCTGTCACCCTTAGTGTTTATCCTGATCTCCTATGGCTACATTGTGAGGGCTGTACTAAGTATTCAGTCATCTTCTGGGAGACACAAAGCCTACAACACCTGTGGCTCCCATCTCACAGTGGTCTCACTTTTCTATGGAAATATTATTTACATGTACATGCAACCAGGAGCCAGCTCCTCCAAGGACCAACGCAAATTCCTCACCCTCTTCTACAACATTGTCACCCCACTCCTGAATCCTCTGATCTATACCCTCAGAAACAAAGAGGTGAAGGGGGCATTGAGAAGACTGACTTTCGTAAATTTcagtttaagaaagaaattataa
- the LOC138441584 gene encoding olfactory receptor 2AJ1-like, translated as MEIWNNRTTGTDFVLLGLFHCILVPKLLFTFIFLVFLVALIVNIMMVILIWLNSNLHTPMYFLLSQLSLMDLLYISTFIPKIAIDFLSGRNNISYTNCGIQLFLFMTLVGAECLLLAVMAYDRYVAICHPLHYSILMRPTVCIFMVAGTWLGALINAFVHVVYVLNLPFCGSREIHHFFCEIPALLKLVCADTSLYENGLFISGVIFLLFPISAIMASYGQILSTVLKLELNMGMRKALSTCSSHMIVVILFYGTAIIKYFLPKSYHTADQDKVVSIFYTILTPMLNPLNTA; from the coding sequence ATGGAGATATGGAACAACAGGACCACTGGAACTGACTTTGTTCTCCTGGGGCTATTTCACTGCATCCTGGTCCCCAAGctactttttactttcatctttCTAGTTTTTCTTGTGGCCCTTATTGTCAACATTATGATGGTGATACTAATTTGGTTGAACTCTAATCTCCATACTCCTATGTACTTTCTTCTCAGTCAACTTTCCTTGATGGACCTCTTGTATATCTCTACTTTTATTCCCAAGATAGCCATTGACTTTTTGTCTGGACGAAACAACATTTCCTATACTAATTGTGGAATCCAGCTCTTCCTCTTCATGACTCTGGTGGGAGCAGAGTGCCTTCTCCTGGCAGTCATGGCTTACGATCGCTATGTGGCTATATGCCATCCCCTTCACTACTCCATTCTCATGCGCCCTACAGTTTGCATTTTCATGGTGGCTGGCACTTGGCTGGGTGCACTTATCAATGCCTTCGTCCATGTTGTCTATGTTCTGAATCTTCCTTTTTGTGGCTCCAGAGAAATCCATCATTTCTTTTGTGAGATCCCAGCTCTCCTGAAACTTGTTTGTGCTGACACTTCTCTTTATGAAAATGGTCTTTTTATCAGTGGTGTTATATTTCTCCTCTTTCCAATATCTGCCATCATGGCCTCATATGGGCAGATTCTCTCCACTGTTTTGAAATTAGAATTAAACATGGGGATGAGGAAGGCTTTGTCAACTTGTTCTTCCCATATGATTGTGGTGATTCTTTTCTATGGAACTGCCatcatcaaatattttctccccaaatCCTATCACACTGCTGATCAGGACAAAGTGGTCTCTATCTTCTACACCATCCTCACTCCCATGCTCAATCCCCTCAATACAGCCTGA